Proteins encoded by one window of Arachis ipaensis cultivar K30076 chromosome B04, Araip1.1, whole genome shotgun sequence:
- the LOC107638430 gene encoding alpha-aminoadipic semialdehyde synthase — protein sequence MLGNGVVGILAESVNKWERRAPLTPTHCARLLHGGGGVSRIIVQPSTKRIHHDALYEEVGCEISHDLSQCGLILGIKQPKLEMILPDRAYAFFSHTHKAQKENMPLLDKILTERASLYDYELITGDNGKRLLAFGNFAGRAGMIDFLRGLGQRFLSLGYSTPFLSLGSSYMYPSLAAAKAAVISIGEEIATQGLPLGICPLVFVFTGSGNVCLGAQEIFKLLPHTFVDPSKLSNLHEADADHLHRPSKRVFQVYGCIVTAKDIVEPKDPTKVFDKADYYAHPEHYNPIFHEKVAPYASVIVNCMYWEQRFPRLLSTEQTKDLIRKGCPLVGIADITCDIGGSLEFVNRTTSIDSPFFRYDPLKNSYHDDDLEGNGVLCLAVDILPTEFAVEASQHFGNILSRFVVNLASTSDITSLPPHLRRACIAYGGALTPLFEYIPRMRKSESPEEVSDNLADSLSRKRRYNILISLTGHLFDKFLINEALDTIEAAGGSFHLVKCHVGQCADDISSSELEVGADDKAVLDQIIDSLTSLANPNEDHGFLNQDPSKISLRLGEVKENGINKVPDSKKKAAVLILGAGRVCQPAAEVLSSIGRISSSQWYKTLLEDDFEDLTEVEVILGSLYLKDAEQIVKGIPNVRGVQLDVMDHENLYKYVSQVDVVISLLPASCHINVANACIELKKHLVTASYVDSSMSMLNDKAKDAGITILGEMGLDPGIDHMMAMKMINEAHMRKGKIKSFISHCGGLPSPDAANNPLAYKFSWSPVGAIRAGRNPATYKYCGETIHIDGDSIYDSATRIRIADFPAFALECLPNRNSLLYGDLYGIGSEASTIFRGTLRYEGFSQIMGTLSRIGFFNNETHPLLKNEKRPTFRKFLLKLLDVASEDPEEPMIGEKEIMERILTLGHCKEQSTAMNTAKTLISLGLLEQEEIPTSCQSAFDVACFRMEERLSYAGTEKDMVLLYHEVEVEYPESQITKKHRATLLEFGKTVNGKTTSAMALTVGIPVAIGALLLLTKKIQTRGVLRPLEPEVYIPALDTIEAYGINLIEKNE from the exons ATGCTTGGGAACGGTGTTGTTGGGATCCTAGCTGAGTCCGTGAACAAATGGGAGAGAAGGGCACCGTTGACTCCAACACACTGTGCAAGATTACTTCATGGCGGTGGTGGTGTGTCTCGAATCATCGTGCAGCCAAGCACAAAGAGAATCCACCATGATGCTCTATATGAAGAAGTTGGCTGTGAGATTTCACACGATTTGTCACAATGTGGCCTCATCCTTGGCATCAAGCAACCTAAG CTAGAGATGATTTTACCCGACAGAGCTTATGCCTTCTTCTCCCATACCCATAAAGCACAGAAAGAAAACATGCCTTTGCTGGACAAG ATCCTAACTGAGAGAGCATCCTTATATGACTATGAGTTAATTACTGGGGATAATGGGAAGAGGTTACTTGCATTTGGGAATTTCGCTGGTAGGGCTGGAATGATTGACTTCTTACGCGGATTAGGACAGC GGTTCTTGAGTCTTGGATACTCAACACCTTTCTTATCATTGGGATCATCCTACATGTACCCTTCGTTGGCTGCTGCTAAAGCTGCTGTGATTTCTATTGGTGAAGAAATTGCAACCCAGGGATTGCCACTGGGAATCTGTCCCCTAGTTTTTGTATTCACTGGTTCAGGAAATG TTTGTTTGGGAGCACAGGAGATATTTAAGCTTCTTCCTCATACCTTCGTAGATCCAAGTAAACTAAGCAACCTACATGAAGCG GATGCTGATCACTTGCACCGTCCATCAAAAAGAGTTTTCCAAGTTTATGGCTGTATTGTGACTGCCAAAGACATTGTTGAGCCCAAAGATCCAACTAAAGTGTTTGACAAG GCAGACTACTATGCACATCCTGAACATTACAATCCAATTTTCCATGAAAAAGTAGCACCATATGCATCTGTTATTG TCAACTGCATGTATTGGGAGCAGAGATTTCCCCGTTTGTTGAGCACTGAACAGACTAAAGATTTAATAAGAAAGGGGTGCCCACTTGTTGGAATAGCAGACATAACGTGTGATATAGGGGGCTCATTAGAGTTTGTTAACCGAACTACCTCAATTGATTCACCCTTCTTCAG ATATGATCCCCTAAAGAATTCCTACCATGATGATGACTTGGAGGGGAATGGTGTGTTATGTTTAGCTGTTGACATTCTTCCAACAGAATTCGCAGTAGAG GCTTCCCAACATTTTGGAAACATACTGTCCCGATTTGTCGTAAATTTGGCTTCTACTTCAGACATTACAAGCCTGCCACCTCACCTAAGGAGAGCTTGCATAGCATATGGAGGTGCCCTAACCCCTTTATTTGAATATATCCCCCGCATGCGGAAATCTGAATCACCAGA GGAAGTATCAGACAACCTAGCAGATTCTTTATCTAGGAAAAGGAGATACAATATATTG ATATCTCTGACTGGTCACCTATTTGATAAATTTCTGATAAATGAGGCCTTAGATACTATTGAAGCTGCAGGAGGCTCCTTCCACTTAGTTAAATGCCATGTTGGTCAGTGTGCTGATGACATATCATCCTCAGAACTTGAA GTTGGAGCAGATGATAAGGCTGTTCTGGATCAAATAATTGATTCTCTAACATCTCTTGCTAATCCTAATGAAGATCATGGATTTTTAAATCAAGATCCAAGCAAAATTTCACTTAGGCTTGGTGAAGTAAAAGAGAATGGCATAAATAAGGTGCCTGACTCAAAAAAGAAGGCAGCAGTTTTAATTCTTGGTGCTGGTAGGGTCTGTCAACCAGCTGCCGAAGTGTTATCATCAATTGGAAGAATTTCATCCAGCCAATGGTATAAGACATTGCTTGAAGATGATTTTGAGGATCTAACTGAAGTTGAAGTCATTCTCGGATCTCTCTACCTGAAGGATGCAGAACag ATTGTTAAAGGCATCCCAAATGTAAGAGGAGTTCAGCTTGATGTGATGGATCATGAAAATCTTTATAAATATGTTTCACAG GTTGATGTTGTTATAAGCTTGCTCCCTGCTAGTTGTCACATTAATGTTGCAAATGCTTGCATTGAG CTGAAGAAGCATCTTGTCACTGCTAGCTATGTTGATAGCTCAATGTCAATGCTAAATGATAAGGCTAAAGATGCTGGTATTACTATCCTGGGGGAGATGGGATTGGATCCAGGAATAG ATCACATGATGGCAATGAAAATGATCAATGAAGCACATATGCGGAAGGGGAAAATTAAGTCTTTCATTTCTCACTGTGGTGGACTTCCATCTCCTGATGCTGCTAACAATCCATTAGCATATAAATTTAG CTGGAGTCCTGTAGGGGCTATCCGAGCTGGGAGAAATCCTGCAACCTACAAATACTGTGGTGAAACTATACACATTGATG GGGACAGTATTTATGATTCAGCTACAAGAATAAGGATAGCTGACTTTCCTGCTTTTGCTTTGGAATGTCTCCCAAATCGTAACTCTCTACTTTATGGGGATTTATATGGCATAGGATCTGAAGCATCCACCATTTTCCGTGGAACCCTCCGCTATGAAG GTTTCAGCCAGATCATGGGAACACTCTCTAGGATTGGTTTCTTTAACAATGAAACTCATCCCTTGTTGAAGAATGAAAAGAGACCGACTTTCAGAAAATTCTTGCTCAAACTTCTAGATGTTGCAAGTGAAGATCCAGAAGAACCAATGATAGGAGAGAAGGAAATTATGGAAAGGATATTAACACTAGGACATTGCAAAGAACAAAGTACTGCAATGAATACAGCAAAAACACTCAT ATCCTTAGGACTTCTTGAGCAAGAAGAAATCCCAACTTCCTGCCAAAGTGCATTTGACGTTGCATGTTTCCGCATGGAAGAGAGGTTATCCTATGCCGGTACAGAGAAG GATATGGTGCTTTTATACCATGAAGTGGAGGTAGAATACCCGGAGAGTCAAATTACCAAGAAACACAGAGCAACTTTGCTTGAATTTGGTAAGACTGTCAATGGCAAAACAACAAGTGCCATGGCCCTTACTGTTGGTATTCCGGTAGCAATTGGAGCGCTG CTTCTACTGACAAAGAAAATTCAGACTAGAGGTGTCTTAAGGCCTTTGGAACCTGAAGTATACATTCCAG CGCTGGATACTATAGAGGCTTACGGCATCAACTTGATTGAGAAGAACGAGTAA
- the LOC107638429 gene encoding pectinesterase/pectinesterase inhibitor PPE8B: MVLSSTRKEKKPPIMALTFLLMLLHGHFTTMASASRTRLGGSACLKVSPSEFVGAVREVIGLLGDVASILSRFSGGFGNFRLANAILDCLDLLDMSSDELNWSVSATQNPKGKNNSTGNLGSDLKTWLSAALANPETCLDGFEGTSSIVKGLVSSGLGQVTSLVKNLLAKVDVPHHDVSHSAGVDQFPSWVKPGERKLLQANGVAADVVVALDGSGKFTRVMDAIMAAPDYSMKRFVIYVKRGVYNENVEIKKKKWNIMMIGDGIGATVITGNRSVVDGWTTFRSATFAVSGRGFIARDITFQNTAGPEKHQAVALRSDSDLSVFFRCGILGYQDSLYTHTMRQFFRECTISGTVDFIFGDATAVFQKCNILVKKGLQNQKNTITAQGRKDPNEPTGFSLQFCNVTADSDLVSFVNTTESFLGRPWKTYSRTIFMQNYMSEIIRPQGWLEWNGNFALDTLYYAEYMNTGAGAGVANRVKWPGYHVLNSSSEASNFTVSQFIQGNLWLPSTGVAFTAGLTL; encoded by the exons ATGGTTCTTTCTTCaacaagaaaagagaaaaagccaCCAATCATGGCACTCACCTTCTTGTTGATGCTTCTCCATGGACACTTCACTACTATGGCCTCTGCTTCTCGCACTCGTTTGGGAGGCTCAGCGTGCCTCAAGGTTTCACCTTCTGAGTTCGTCGGTGCTGTTAGGGAAGTTATTGGCCTCTTGGGAGATGTTGCTTCCATCTTGTCCAGGTTTAGCGGTGGCTTTGGAAATTTCCGTCTCGCCAACGCCATTCTTGACTGTCTTGATTTGTTGGACATGTCCTCCGACGAGCTTAACTGGTCTGTCTCCGCTACTCAAAACCCCAAAG GAAAAAACAACAGTACAGGAAACTTAGGATCCGATTTGAAGACATGGCTAAGTGCTGCCCTGGCAAATCCAGAGACATGCCTCGATGGATTCGAAGGCACAAGCAGTATCGTGAAAGGATTAGTCTCCAGCGGCCTTGGACAAGTGACATCGCTGGTGAAGAATCTCCTTGCAAAGGTTGATGTCCCCCACCATGATGTCTCCCACAGTGCCGGCGTGGACCAGTTTCCTTCGTGGGTGAAGCCGGGGGAGAGGAAGCTTCTGCAGGCAAATGGAGTGGCTGCGGATGTTGTGGTGGCTTTAGATGGAAGTGGAAAGTTCACAAGGGTGATGGATGCGATTATGGCTGCGCCGGATTATAGCATGAAGAGGTTTGTGATTTACGTGAAGAGAGGTGTTTATAATGAGAACGTGGAgattaagaagaagaagtggaaTATCATGATGATCGGAGATGGTATCGGTGCCACTGTTATTACCGGCAACCGGAGTGTTGTTGACGGCTGGACAACTTTCCGATCGGCCACCTTTG CTGTAAGTGGAAGAGGATTCATAGCACGAGACATTACTTTTCAGAACACAGCAGGACCAGAGAAGCACCAGGCAGTGGCACTAAGATCCGATTCCGACCTCTCAGTCTTCTTCCGTTGCGGAATCTTGGGCTACCAAGACAGCCTCTACACTCACACAATGCGTCAATTCTTTAGAGAGTGCACAATCTCCGGCACAGTCGATTTCATCTTTGGCGATGCAACCGCAGTCTTCCAAAAATGCAATATACTTGTCAAGAAAGGGTTACAGAATCAAAAGAACACAATCACCGCACAAGGTAGAAAAGATCCTAATGAACCAACAGGATTCTCGTTACAATTCTGCAACGTAACTGCTGATTCTGACCTAGTTTCTTTTGTTAACACCACGGAATCTTTCTTGGGGAGGCCGTGGAAAACGTATTCAAGAACCATTTTTATGCAAAATTATATGAGCGAGATTATAAGGCCGCAAGGGTGGTTAGAGTGGAACGGTAACTTTGCGCTGGATACACTATATTATGCTGAGTATATGAATACTGGTGCCGGTGCTGGTGTAGCTAACAGAGTCAAATGGCCCGGATACCATGTTTTGAATAGCTCCAGTGAAGCTAGCAATTTTACTGTCTCACAGTTCATTCAAGGAAATTTATGGTTGCCTTCAACTGGTGTAGCATTCACAGCTGGATTAAcgctttaa